A window from Sulfurirhabdus autotrophica encodes these proteins:
- a CDS encoding ankyrin repeat domain-containing protein: MSNELLDAVKSGDVSKVSGLLSGADVNMRDAEGDTLLMIAANSGNLAMVKALLAAGADIKATNEVGWTPLMKGIYNAEQDRGFPDVVQALIDAGSDFEHQIVYGTRPLMVAAGYGEAGVVEVLLKAGADPKAKNEGGRTALMMVKDKDYVDVINLIHEAELDLENGEAGCGTRNAPNAQVITFLKPEKK; the protein is encoded by the coding sequence ATGTCTAACGAATTATTGGATGCGGTAAAATCCGGTGATGTATCAAAAGTAAGCGGTTTGCTCTCAGGTGCCGATGTGAATATGCGTGATGCAGAAGGGGATACCCTGCTTATGATTGCGGCTAATTCTGGCAATCTGGCAATGGTCAAAGCGCTGTTGGCAGCAGGAGCCGATATCAAGGCAACAAACGAAGTGGGTTGGACCCCTTTGATGAAGGGGATCTATAACGCTGAACAGGATCGGGGCTTTCCGGATGTGGTGCAAGCGCTGATCGATGCTGGTTCGGATTTCGAACATCAGATTGTATACGGTACGCGTCCGCTAATGGTGGCTGCGGGTTACGGTGAAGCCGGTGTGGTAGAAGTATTGCTGAAAGCCGGTGCTGATCCCAAGGCTAAAAACGAAGGCGGCAGAACCGCTTTGATGATGGTGAAAGACAAGGATTATGTGGATGTAATCAATCTGATCCATGAAGCCGAGCTGGACTTGGAAAATGGTGAAGCAGGTTGCGGCACCAGAAATGCACCTAACGCGCAGGTAATTACTTTTTTGAAGCCGGAAAAGAAATAG
- a CDS encoding Tex family protein gives MNKTITQRIAEEISAHEKQVISAIQLLDEGATVPFISRYRKEVTGGLDDTQLRNLEERLGYLRELEDRRSTIIKSITDQGKLTPELELSIQTAATKTDLEDLYLPYKPKRRTKAQIAREAGLEPLALALFEDPTLDPEQTAQTYIDAEKGVADTKAALDGARQILMEKFAEEATLLGKLREYMWENGILKSAIVAGKEEAGAKFADYFEYSEALKAIPSHRALALFRGRNEEILQLTLLLPEDLEENARMQPNTCERMVAQQFNIRDAGRPADKWLLETVRYTWRIKIFLHLDVELMMRLKESAELEAIKVFARNLHDLLLAAPAGPKAILGLDPGLRTGVKVAVVDVTGKMVDTATIFPHAPRNDWDRSLATLAQLAKKHKVELISIGNGTASRETDKLAMDLIKQLPEMNMNKLVVSEAGASVYSASEFAAKEFPELDVTLRGAVSIARRLQDPLAELVKIDPKSIGVGQYQHDVSQPALARSLVAVVEDCVNAVGVDVNTASAPLLTRVSGLNATLAKNIVDYRDQNGAFSSRDQLKKVPRLGDKTYEQAAGFLRIMNGNNPLDASSVHPEAYPVVERIVAAIKRDIKSIIGDTALLQKLDPRQFTDEHFGLPTVTDILKELEKPGRDPRPEFKTATFQEGVEDLKDLIPGMILEGVITNVTNFGAFVDIGVHQDGLVHISALADKFVKDPHSVVKAGDVVKVKVQEVDEKRRRVALTMRLNDTGSPVQAKTSSPANNKPQRKPESKPQVQDGAMAAAFAKFGKK, from the coding sequence ATGAATAAAACCATTACACAACGCATTGCTGAAGAAATTTCAGCACATGAGAAACAAGTCATTTCCGCCATTCAATTATTGGATGAGGGCGCGACCGTTCCTTTTATTTCCCGCTACCGTAAAGAAGTGACCGGTGGCCTGGATGACACACAATTGCGCAATCTTGAAGAAAGATTGGGTTATCTGCGTGAGCTGGAAGATCGCCGTTCCACGATCATCAAAAGCATTACTGACCAAGGGAAACTCACGCCTGAACTGGAGCTATCCATACAGACCGCAGCTACCAAGACAGATCTGGAAGACCTGTATCTTCCCTACAAACCCAAACGCCGCACCAAGGCACAGATTGCGCGTGAAGCCGGGTTAGAACCTTTGGCTCTGGCCTTGTTTGAAGACCCCACCCTGGATCCCGAACAAACCGCGCAAACTTATATTGATGCAGAAAAAGGAGTAGCAGATACAAAAGCGGCGCTGGATGGCGCGCGCCAGATACTGATGGAAAAGTTTGCTGAAGAAGCCACCTTGTTAGGCAAGCTGCGTGAATATATGTGGGAAAACGGTATTCTGAAATCTGCCATCGTTGCCGGCAAAGAAGAAGCCGGTGCAAAATTCGCTGATTATTTCGAATACAGTGAAGCCCTCAAGGCCATTCCGTCTCACCGTGCTTTGGCACTTTTCCGTGGCCGCAATGAAGAAATTCTGCAACTCACTTTGCTGTTGCCGGAAGATCTGGAAGAAAACGCCAGAATGCAACCCAATACCTGTGAACGCATGGTTGCCCAGCAATTTAATATCCGCGATGCCGGGCGCCCTGCAGACAAATGGCTGCTGGAAACAGTACGCTACACCTGGCGCATCAAGATTTTCCTGCACTTGGATGTAGAACTCATGATGCGCCTGAAAGAAAGCGCAGAACTGGAAGCCATCAAGGTATTCGCCCGTAATCTGCACGATTTGCTGTTGGCCGCCCCTGCTGGACCTAAGGCTATTCTCGGCCTGGACCCTGGTCTGCGTACCGGTGTTAAAGTGGCTGTTGTGGACGTCACCGGCAAGATGGTGGATACCGCTACCATCTTCCCGCACGCACCGCGCAATGACTGGGACAGATCGCTTGCCACACTTGCCCAACTGGCTAAAAAACACAAAGTGGAACTGATCAGCATTGGTAACGGCACCGCATCCCGCGAAACCGACAAGCTGGCTATGGATCTCATCAAACAGCTTCCTGAAATGAATATGAATAAGTTAGTAGTATCGGAAGCTGGCGCGTCAGTCTATTCCGCATCCGAATTCGCCGCAAAGGAATTCCCTGAACTGGACGTTACCCTGCGCGGAGCTGTTTCCATTGCCCGTCGCTTGCAAGACCCGTTGGCTGAACTGGTGAAAATCGATCCAAAATCCATTGGTGTCGGCCAATATCAGCACGATGTCAGCCAACCTGCATTGGCGCGCAGTCTGGTTGCTGTAGTGGAAGATTGTGTGAATGCAGTGGGTGTAGACGTCAATACCGCCTCGGCACCTTTACTCACGCGTGTTTCAGGGCTGAATGCCACTTTAGCGAAAAATATCGTGGATTACCGTGATCAGAACGGTGCTTTCAGTTCCCGTGACCAGCTAAAAAAAGTGCCGCGCCTGGGCGACAAAACCTACGAACAAGCTGCCGGATTTTTACGCATCATGAACGGCAACAATCCGCTGGATGCCTCCAGTGTTCACCCTGAAGCTTACCCGGTTGTAGAACGCATCGTGGCAGCCATCAAACGCGATATCAAATCAATTATCGGTGATACCGCCCTGCTACAAAAGCTCGACCCACGACAATTCACCGACGAACATTTCGGCTTGCCGACAGTAACGGATATTCTCAAGGAACTGGAAAAACCGGGACGTGACCCCCGCCCTGAATTCAAAACCGCCACCTTTCAGGAAGGCGTGGAAGATCTGAAAGACCTGATTCCCGGCATGATCCTTGAAGGCGTTATCACCAACGTCACCAATTTTGGCGCATTCGTGGATATTGGCGTTCATCAGGATGGGCTGGTGCATATTTCGGCATTAGCGGACAAGTTTGTCAAAGATCCGCATTCCGTAGTGAAAGCCGGAGATGTGGTAAAGGTAAAAGTACAGGAAGTGGACGAAAAGCGCCGTCGCGTTGCGCTGACCATGCGTTTGAATGATACTGGCAGCCCAGTACAGGCAAAAACCTCGTCACCGGCTAACAACAAGCCACAACGCAAACCTGAATCCAAACCTCAAGTGCAAGACGGTGCCATGGCTGCAGCTTTTGCCAAGTTTGGTAAAAAATAA
- a CDS encoding GDP-D-glucose phosphorylase 1 family protein: MNTNPFSSLPAFRHAFNTGLSAMLKNGGLGPFILVCANASFDQEIQTATSTALSTLYESLKTSFGNALEEGRTLQEVEEDLLVFLKINAIGLDKLKSTENRTEDKWTLQFNHLRAFRPKRITTTIPPGIRADFDDNGFHFNKGFMQKEAFWAGEVADKSTTLYYNKYPFVDFHGLLVPEREKCHPQYQTEAFNSYMWALTQELAQTLPGVGFGYNSLGAFASVNHLHFQMYVRPAGMPVMHPDWQHNGGTDAYPTSVTVCLTAQDAWHAIERLHQLEIPYNLLYTPGKLYLFPRKKQGTYPQPAWTSGFTWYEMAGGMISFNRDDYEKLNTQTISQELAQLAITA; the protein is encoded by the coding sequence ATGAATACCAACCCGTTTTCTTCACTACCCGCCTTTCGCCATGCATTTAACACTGGCCTTTCAGCGATGCTTAAAAATGGCGGACTGGGTCCATTTATTCTAGTTTGCGCCAACGCATCTTTTGATCAGGAAATTCAAACAGCCACTTCAACAGCACTTTCCACCTTGTATGAATCACTCAAAACAAGCTTCGGCAACGCGCTGGAAGAAGGCAGGACCCTACAGGAAGTAGAAGAAGATCTGCTGGTGTTTCTCAAAATTAATGCGATTGGATTAGACAAACTCAAATCCACAGAAAATCGGACAGAAGATAAATGGACGCTGCAATTCAACCATCTGCGTGCTTTCCGTCCCAAACGTATTACCACCACTATTCCGCCGGGTATTCGTGCTGATTTTGACGACAATGGTTTCCACTTCAACAAGGGGTTCATGCAGAAGGAAGCCTTCTGGGCTGGCGAAGTCGCCGATAAATCTACCACGCTCTATTACAATAAATACCCCTTTGTGGATTTCCATGGATTACTGGTACCAGAGCGCGAAAAATGCCACCCCCAGTACCAGACAGAAGCTTTCAACAGCTATATGTGGGCATTGACACAAGAGCTGGCGCAGACTCTGCCGGGTGTGGGCTTTGGCTATAATTCCCTTGGGGCTTTTGCTTCGGTCAACCATTTGCACTTCCAGATGTATGTCCGTCCAGCCGGTATGCCTGTGATGCATCCCGACTGGCAACACAATGGGGGCACAGATGCTTACCCAACTTCGGTTACAGTTTGTCTCACGGCACAAGATGCCTGGCATGCAATCGAACGCCTGCACCAATTAGAAATCCCCTACAACCTGCTCTACACGCCGGGCAAGCTGTATCTGTTCCCGCGCAAGAAACAAGGCACTTACCCTCAGCCTGCATGGACCAGCGGGTTTACCTGGTATGAAATGGCGGGGGGCATGATCAGCTTTAACCGAGATGATTATGAAAAACTAAATACCCAGACAATCTCTCAAGAACTAGCACAGTTAGCCATTACGGCATAA
- a CDS encoding YgiQ family radical SAM protein: MIQTPPPINSYRKYWAKRFGVAPVLPMSRAEMDKLGWDSCDIILVTGDAYIDHPSFGMALVGRLLEDQGFRVGIISQPDWQSAKAFAALGKPNLFYGVTAGNMDSMVNRYTSDRKLRSDDAYTPDGAGGKRPDRTVVVYSQRCREAYGGVPVIIGGIEASLRRIAQYDYWSDKVRRSVLPDSKADMLLFGNAERALVEVAHRLARGEAISDIKDVRGTAIMRNEVPEGWSEIDSSHLDTPGPVAPKLNPYDWDENKKDKACDQDNPKPPAESNVLPLQFQHRKVMKLDRATSVIRLPSYEQVGEDPVLYAHASRILHTESNPGNARALVQKHGKRDVWINPPPIPLTTPEMDHVYGLPYNRLPHPSYGNAKIPAYEMIRFSINIMRGCFGGCTFCSITEHEGRIIQSRSEESVLTEIEEIRDKVPGFTGIISDLGGPTANMYRLACKSPKIESACRLLSCVFPEVCSNLGTDHAPLIQLYRKARAIPGIKKILISSGLRYDLAVLNPEYVKELVTHHVGGYLKIAPEHIEEGPLSKMMKPGIGAYNKFKELFEKYSKEAGKEQYLIPYFIAAHPGTTDEDMLNLALWLKKNSFRLDQVQNFLPSPMALATAMYYSGKNPLCKVTRDSEAVKSPKSATTRRLHKAFLRYHDPNNWPLIRDALKNMGRSDLIGNGKQHLVPHWQPMGTGLAHEGARRPGADATRRTPHPATTRTITPTRKAPTRTSGKRKAEGRGR; encoded by the coding sequence ATGATACAGACTCCCCCACCAATAAATTCCTACCGTAAATACTGGGCAAAACGCTTCGGCGTTGCCCCTGTACTGCCCATGTCACGTGCCGAAATGGACAAGCTTGGCTGGGATAGCTGCGACATTATTCTCGTCACCGGTGACGCCTATATTGACCACCCTAGCTTCGGCATGGCACTGGTAGGAAGACTCCTGGAAGACCAGGGGTTCCGCGTGGGGATCATCAGCCAGCCGGACTGGCAAAGCGCCAAAGCCTTTGCTGCACTGGGCAAACCCAATCTGTTTTACGGAGTGACGGCCGGCAACATGGATTCCATGGTCAACCGCTACACTTCAGATCGTAAACTGCGTTCAGATGACGCCTACACGCCTGATGGTGCAGGCGGTAAGCGCCCTGACAGAACCGTGGTTGTTTACTCTCAGCGCTGCAGGGAAGCGTATGGTGGTGTGCCTGTTATCATCGGCGGCATTGAAGCCAGCCTGCGCCGTATTGCCCAGTATGATTACTGGTCAGACAAAGTACGCCGCTCAGTACTGCCGGATTCCAAAGCGGACATGCTGCTTTTCGGCAATGCAGAACGCGCCCTGGTAGAAGTAGCGCACAGATTGGCCCGTGGCGAAGCCATTTCAGATATAAAAGATGTGCGCGGCACCGCAATCATGCGCAACGAAGTACCGGAAGGCTGGAGCGAAATCGACTCCAGTCACCTGGACACTCCCGGCCCTGTTGCGCCTAAGCTCAATCCCTATGACTGGGATGAAAACAAAAAAGATAAAGCCTGCGATCAGGATAATCCAAAGCCGCCAGCAGAAAGCAATGTGCTGCCGCTACAGTTCCAGCACCGCAAGGTAATGAAGCTGGACCGCGCAACCAGCGTTATCCGCCTGCCATCTTACGAGCAGGTCGGTGAAGATCCGGTGCTCTACGCCCATGCTTCACGTATTCTGCATACGGAATCCAATCCGGGTAACGCGCGTGCATTAGTGCAAAAACACGGCAAACGCGATGTATGGATCAACCCGCCACCCATTCCGCTGACCACACCTGAGATGGACCATGTCTATGGTCTGCCTTACAACCGCCTGCCGCATCCGTCTTACGGCAATGCCAAAATTCCCGCATATGAGATGATCCGGTTTTCGATCAACATCATGCGCGGCTGTTTTGGCGGGTGTACCTTTTGCTCTATTACAGAACATGAAGGGCGTATTATCCAGAGCCGGTCAGAAGAATCCGTTTTAACCGAAATTGAAGAAATCCGCGACAAAGTACCGGGTTTCACCGGCATTATTTCTGATTTGGGCGGCCCTACCGCCAATATGTATCGCCTCGCTTGCAAAAGCCCCAAAATCGAATCCGCCTGCCGATTATTATCCTGCGTCTTTCCGGAAGTCTGCAGTAATCTGGGCACCGATCACGCTCCGTTGATTCAACTCTACCGCAAAGCCAGAGCGATTCCTGGCATCAAGAAGATTCTGATCAGTTCAGGCCTGCGATATGACTTGGCTGTACTCAATCCAGAATACGTTAAAGAACTGGTCACACACCATGTGGGCGGCTATCTCAAGATTGCACCGGAACACATTGAGGAAGGCCCACTTTCCAAGATGATGAAACCGGGTATTGGTGCGTATAACAAATTTAAAGAGTTATTTGAAAAATACTCGAAAGAAGCAGGTAAAGAGCAATATTTAATTCCCTATTTCATCGCAGCCCACCCCGGCACCACAGATGAAGACATGCTGAATCTTGCGCTATGGCTTAAAAAGAACAGCTTCCGCCTGGATCAGGTACAAAACTTTCTGCCCTCTCCAATGGCGCTGGCAACGGCCATGTACTATTCAGGCAAGAATCCGCTATGCAAAGTCACTAGAGATAGCGAAGCCGTCAAGAGCCCTAAATCAGCCACAACACGCAGACTGCATAAAGCTTTTTTGCGGTATCACGACCCCAACAACTGGCCACTCATCCGCGATGCGCTCAAAAACATGGGCCGCAGCGATTTGATCGGCAATGGCAAACAACACCTCGTACCCCACTGGCAACCAATGGGAACAGGCCTGGCACACGAAGGTGCCCGACGCCCCGGAGCAGATGCGACGCGCCGCACCCCACACCCGGCAACAACAAGAACCATTACCCCCACGCGCAAAGCCCCCACCAGGACTTCAGGGAAGCGCAAAGCCGAAGGACGAGGACGTTAA
- a CDS encoding LEA type 2 family protein: protein MKKLTCLYVVLALLIGGCTGLPSKMEQPTVTISSINLLRATFLEQTYQMQLRIQNPNDFALQIDGLSYELEVNDKPFAKGLSNKPITVPQYGTELLEVEGISTLASLLRQFSEMDKTQTSMHYHLKGKLNLRNAAMPIPFDYKGEVAIPTREKTL from the coding sequence ATGAAAAAACTTACCTGCTTATATGTTGTATTAGCCCTGCTTATTGGCGGATGTACAGGCCTGCCAAGCAAAATGGAGCAACCAACCGTCACCATTTCCAGCATCAACTTGCTACGTGCTACTTTTCTGGAACAAACCTACCAGATGCAGCTACGCATTCAAAATCCAAACGATTTTGCACTGCAGATTGATGGCCTTTCGTACGAACTGGAAGTCAATGACAAACCCTTTGCCAAAGGCTTAAGCAACAAACCTATTACTGTTCCGCAATATGGTACAGAATTATTAGAGGTGGAAGGTATCAGCACACTGGCCAGTTTGCTACGCCAGTTTTCCGAAATGGATAAAACCCAAACCAGCATGCATTACCACCTGAAAGGTAAGTTAAACCTGCGCAATGCTGCAATGCCCATCCCATTTGACTACAAAGGGGAAGTTGCGATACCCACGCGGGAAAAAACATTGTAA